The region tctaatacatgcacttgtacacatgtttcatcttggtttgagaattttttaaatctgctgctcacaaagttaaacaatacctttaagtccTGTTTGAATTTGGTTTCtggaagacccccccccccctcgatatGCTATTAGACTTTGTTTCTAATCATGCTAATAGCTTAACAGAACatgaattttcatcattaaaGGTAACTCACATATCCTGATAAATATGAATCCCCTTACAAAACAATCTACCCCAAATTTGAAGAGACGCCTGAAATGTCAGTGGGTCCAGGGCACTACATAATCATTTCTATTAAATAAGAGATTCTTCTCAAGAATAAAGCTGAATAAATCTCATCTGAAATTCTATAAAGTGCCCTTTCTGAAAACTTTTCTCTTCTTCCCTccctccttctttctctctgttaCAATGGCGTACATAAATTATGGGGCCATGCGCCGAAAAAGTTTCaagaaaaaagttaaaaaaaaagagaaagtatTCTAATCTCATTCTTCTTCAACCATCACAGATTCGTGCTCCTCATCCTCAATGCATTTTGctgaggatgggggggggggcgaagacCTAAATATATCTCAATTGAAATCACTCGTAtagaggacaagtccacccccaacagtaagttggtttgataaaaataatatggaTCCTTCAAAaaggtttggaaatctgactttgatcgataatccgtCCTCGGTtttagttaaaggacaagtccatcccaacaaaaagttgatttgaaaaaggagaaaaatcaaacaaacacaacactgaaaatttcatcaaaatcggatgtaaaataagaaagttatgacatttcaaagttttgcttaatttcacaaaacagttatgcacatgcTGCTGGTGGGTATGCAGAataatgaggagactgatgacgtcatccactcactattttttaaattttattatttgaaatagggaatattctatttttctcctcattgtcaagtaaaacaacgattaatacctccctgaacatgtagaatgggAATTGTTTAATAATATGATTCATTCAAGTTGATCCTTAAtgtctataaaaaaatgaaacattgtataattcaaacaataaaaaaacaacaaaagaaataatgagtgagtcacatcatcgactgtctcatttgggTTGTGCATACCActtttttgtagaaaaataaGCAATATCTTAAAGCGTCatatctttctcattttacatcctatttagatgaaatttttaatgttatgctagttagatttttctccatttattcaaatcaaaagtggagtggacttgtcctttaatgtttttttcttctcttttctttgctCCTCTCTTTAAAAATCTTAGGGTGGTCGCCCCGCCAAAACCTTTAAGGCCATCCCTGCATGATATACGCTCATTACATAGCACATTACTAccaacattatcatgattattgtgcTCACGAAAGAATACATGGTGAACCCACTacactcttcttcttcttcgccatggaaacctttgAATAGAAGTTATATAGCACATAAAACTAATgtcttctctccttttctctgtccgtctcaccccctctctctctctctccctccctctcctgTTGTAATTAAATATTGGTTAAACCATGGACtttgtagtaggtccatggtttaaaaCGACATTTGAGGTTGGCAAACATAAACAACTGTTGATTAATACTTTGGTCAAAATAAAGTACAAAAATCAACAACGTAGAACGAAACGATTCTATctattatgaaaaatgatattttttattgaataatttaatatttacaattttaaaatCTAACGGTCCAGCCGCATGCTATATTCAACATGATTCATATGATTCAAACTGACCTGAAGGTATATCATTTCATGCTGTATCAAaagtatttgttattttcaacTGCGAAATGCTGATTTTGCACAAGTAAAAATTAGACAGATTGTGATTGTCGCATTGTTTTTGAGAGGTGATGGGGAATAAGGCGATTGAGCGATAATAGAGTTTGATATAGTAATACTATATCCTCCTAGATGAGGTTGAACtagcagaataaaaaaaatgaaggaggaTATTGTAGAAGACTAAAGACTTGGattaagtataaaaaaatatcccaTTGCACGCTGGAAAACCAGGGagtgttttatccgacaagtccggTTTTATCCAGCAGTTACCACAGTAACGGTGACCCGACGATTTCTACGCAAAATGCGACAACTACTCCGCCGATAATAAATTGCTCCAGACAATATTAATCCGCCGATATTTTACTCACTGAACTGGAATTACGTATTTCCAGTTCGATGTaattgctccgccgacaattACTCCGCCGTCAATTGCTTCACCAATATTTGCTCCGTCGTCAAttgctccgccgatatttgctccgcatAATGCGACAATcattgctccgccgacattttgCTCCGTATAATGCGACAATCATTGCGCCATCGACATTTGCTCCGAGGACATTCGCTCCGTAAAATGCGACAAATGCTCCATAGACATAACCGATGAAATTTGGATCAGGAACATTTTTGTTATTAATTAAGgcctgttttttattctttctttatcaATTTAATTATAGTATGCAAACTGACAATTGGTAGCATTTCCGTAAAATATGGTATAACTGCATGCTCTCCACAGCGGACATGTATGCATTTTACACACAATTTGGTAGGTTTTATAGTACAACCCTTTACATGAAATTCATTATCCTACTTATCCTTGAATATGCTGCTCATGTTTGTGTAAATTCAACATTATTATACGTTTCGAAAGGATTTGATACTGTTACTGGTCCATCGATTTTAGATGAAACAGCACATTGACAAAGTCCGCTTCATTAAAGGCACTCAGAATTTATTTTTAAgatcctataaaaaaaaagttataagactgctaaaaaaatattattcatccTCATCTCGATTATTGCACTACCAATCGGATGAAAAGCACTTGTAAAAATAACTtaatatcatgattacacaTCCTTAAAAAGGCTTCAAATACCTCAAAAAGTGCTAATAATTAATAAATTCAGCAATCGTACATCATCATTAAAAGTATTTTGTATGACACCATTTCGATCGATTTCCCccgattttttaaagataatgaatatgaataaaaaccttttattatgatatttatattaataacttatttGCTCCCTAACGTTTgtaacaaatcatttttttcatcggGAGCGATCCTGAGGGTAGGAGGAACAACTCTTTCTACGGGAAGAAAAAAACCCTCTGGCAAACATGTTCAGTGCCCCTTTCCATCTAAAAGGACCCGTTTAATGAGTTTTTAGAGTGCTCTTATAAGCGCTTTTTCTCGTATGAGATAAGCGGCCTTTCTTATTTCGCTCTTTTAATGTCCGACCAGCACCCATTCTCTTTTTTTGCGTTCTGTTCCATTCTGAAAGTACATCTATCAGTTGGATGATcgctttaaaaatgtttttactacAACCTTCAGCTCATTTTTCATAGGGAAATTTCTCTTCTGCAATGTGTTCCTATCACCTCTGATCAAGTGTCCCGCTTTATCTAGTTTGTTTAAAATGTTCAGTCTGTTAAAGTAATTTTATTACAGTTGGCACCGCCTTTTTTGCAGGGAAAGCAAAACTACAGGAAAGGGGTACTTGCCTGTCACAATTTCCCGTTGAAAATACTCTTTTCCGAATGCCTTGCCCTTTGAGGAACACTTTTTAATCTGCGCATGTTTGCTCTAAAGTTGATCATTATTTActtgttatttatttcataatgcgatatatttccctcttttttaCTCATTTACTTTTTCCTCCTCTGAAGGGCCACATATTCAGTATTTCCCAAAATTAGACGAgccaaaaagagagaaaaactaGAGGACCGActttggcagtctcgcctgcattacgtgattcaatagcagcagtgctgactttcaaaatgattatattcttaataaacaccattcatataataatatgctactacgttcattgacccttaatgacatttgaccttgatcaagtgACCTGCTATTTGTGCAAGATGAGCAATGATACTGGAAAACTCCTCTGTCCACATTTCAATGCACGGTGagtgaaaaacaaacaaaaagttaGACACcacacaaatcccaaatttaaGGAAAAAAGTAAGTCATGAACAAATAATTATTGTATACTATACGACATGAAAGAGTATAGCTTCCACATAATTTGATGCCATATTTATATGGCATGTGTTAACGCTTGATTATCAGGAAATATTCTTTGCattgatttaaatttttatttgcgccaaagtaaggcatgactgctaTGTCAATGGTGTCATTATCCTATAAGGGTTGCAGTAAAATCCACTTCAAAACGCTTTATCAGTAATTTGCATTATAATTGTTTATTAACACTCTTTAGTATCAATTCacaagttaatttcattgaaaagggatTTGCAAATTATGTTAATCAACTCAAGTAGGATTGACATCACTGGCATGTAGACAAGTGTTCATCCACTGCAGTCATGCCTTgctttggcgcaaatcaaaatttacatcactgcaaagaataccaaATGATTATCCAAGAGTGATTTAATACCATTGTGGTAATAAATTATTTGAGAGAAGATACTCTATCATGCCATTATAATACTTATGCATTCATGTCATATAATATTTCCTAGTTTGGGGATTTTGTaaggtgtcattttttttattcacacggAATATCCATAAACTTAAAGTTACGATGGTAACTCACCAAATACCCCAAAAATGCCCAattttcattgaccctaaatgacctttgaccttagtcatttGATCTGAAACTCGATCGGGACGTTCAATAATAATACTTCATGACATTTATGTGcaagtttcatgagctaggtccatacactttctaagttatgtcatttaaaaaaattaaccatACGTTGtcgccaccgtcggaaaagcggcgcccgTAATCTCTCTCTGccataaaccttttttttggggggggatttaCGGTGTGCACCCGTATCCTTTGATAAGAATAAGCGCCTGATACCGTTTTCTTGTTAACgacttttgattattatttgAGACATCTAAGAGTGGGGTAGATATTCTAATTTAATTTTATCGTATTTGGTTGTAAGATGCACTTTTCAAAATACGAAGTGCCCTTTACCTCCCTGTGCCACCCCACTTCCAATTTCGATCCGCCGCCCCTGTTCTTATAAATAGCAAACAAGTTATTCTCTTTTCCAAACTCCGCACAATCTGAATATAGCACAATATTCGGTATGCCAGTCAGCTTCTCAATAACTTCCATCAATCTGTAAGCACGAAATCAAGTCTCCCAGCTTTCATAATTATATCCAGCATCTTCCTCAGTCCTGTaagttccttttttttcttagggGCACCATAGCCTGGTTTCCATAAGCTCTTTGTAAAGTTACGAGTGACTTTACAAACGATTGGACTTTGTTCTTAGGCGGCGAGTCAGCCATACATGGGGATATATCATTTAGTCGTGTAATCAGTCGTACATAACCAACAAACATCTTCATGAAACGTCCACCTGGACCAGAGCGGGGACCAGAGTTAGATGCCATGATTAGATGATATCTACGGTGCGATATGAGGCTGTGAATCCTGAGCGTGTGCCAGAGGAATCAGACCTAAATCGAATTTGAAGCCAGTTCTGTAAAGAAATGAAGGTACCGCCTGGCGCCTGAGACCCACAGACCCTGCGAGTAATCAAAGGAAACATACAGCGAATTGTAAATAATGATGTTCAGCAGTATCAAAATCGACATAAAAGAAGCATTTTACTggttgaaatttgaatattgaatcCCAATAAACGGCAGAATCGATGGTCATGGTTGGCAGGACCGTACgtgtattataattttattcCCAATTTGcctctaatattttttttcaaaataataattgtttccAGTGAGTGCTTGGAGGGCTGGGATATCAACATTATATTTGACTCACATATCCACCCCCGCTCCTCCTTGTCAGGACATCTCCACAAGCAACCATAGTGAAAATCTCTAAAAGGATACTTCGTGCTGAATATATTTAGATCTGAATAAATAgcataaaattcacagagcaaaatgctgaaaattttcatcaaaatcggatgacaaataacaagttattgaatttaaagtaaagcaatattttgtgaaaataattataatggacttcgtcatgaatattcatgaggtatATAGGCTGAAGATgacacatccccactttcctctttcttacgttatcacatgaaatcattattatttaatttttcctACTTGTGTGACTGATATGAATCCCTTGTAATGAAGTAAGTTGCAGcgatgaatatctaatgcactaaatcagttttcaatccaattgttAAGTTTTAAGTTCTAggtagaaaatatttgaataaacctattttcatataatgaaatacaaaaagaacAATAAATTGGGGATATGTCATCATCAGATTGCTCATCGAAACAATGGAAATATAGCTTTGTTaatccttgtccgattttgatgaaatattcagcgaTTTGTTTGTGTACTGTTGTTTGGAACGTCCCTATTAGTCCATAGTCTATAGATGACGCTATACTGAAATCGTCGTAAGTATTGTTTAAGTGAACCAGTTCCATGAGgtcggtgggtgtttcataaagctgttcgcaatTTAAGAGCGATTTTGAGAACGAaaggtgatcctttcttatggaaaatggtatattcattggcgatggttactTACGAAAAGCTATATGAAACGGTCCCTGGGGTCGAAGGTGCCTGACTACACCATATACATGTGGTTCGGGGTTCGATTCACGGCACGGTCGGCCCGGCGAGAACGAGgcattttatatacattgtTCTTTTGTCTTGCATCCGAACAAGTGAAAGTACTATatgcattattaaaaaaaacagttaaaaGCTGCTCGGGCCTGTAGAAGCTTACCTCATTAAGACTTCAATCCCGCTGCCCGGATTCACAATGACGTAATCGCCCTCACACTCGGTCGAGGGTTCGACGTCCAGGTGGTGAATAGTGAGCTCGATGCGACGACCAGCGGGAGCAACCATGGTGTAGTAGCAGACAGCGTTGTTCGAGTAGTCGGCCGGATAGTTCGGAGAAGCCAAAGTGCCAGTCAGAGCTGAAAAATATCCACCGCAAGAACCGACGAACTCTGGGTGAAAACaaaagggggtggggggcaaTAAAAGACAGAtatgaatgattgtttgaaaacaatacCTTGGAATGAATGTTTAACGGCGGGAAGATCGATCTGGCCGGATCAATACTATCAGAGTGTAAAAAGTGCACTCCTAGCACAAATTAATAGACGAATAATTTTCATATCAAACATTTCCTATAATTCTGAATGTAGTGATTAGGGTAAACATTTTCTAAAGAGTCAAGCAGATCGCAAGCTTAGACATATATTGTTCATatcattaattttaataatcAGTTTACATACCTCCACCCTCTCCTTCGGTAGTCGTGGTCATCTGTGTTGTTGTCTGGGCCGTGGTCGTTGGAACAGTCGTTGATTCCTCTCCGACAAGGGGACCGATGATGTTATAGGTCGCACGGAATCCACGACCGTTGACGTAAGGGtcagaatgaaatttcaaaatcatctcGCTGTTCTGTGTATAGAATGCAGGTGGACGCTCACTGCCGCAGAAAGTATTTCCTGTCAGGTCGTTGTCACCAGATCGGATGTTGAGGTAGTCGTATTCGCAGTTTTCATGGTCCTCGAAGTCGAAATCACTGAACACGAGCGAGATCGACGACCCCTGCCCTCCCTAAAATGACGAttagaaaatgttttgtttcaatcaattaCTCTGCATAATCGCAAATAAGCGAAACAGGAAAAGAGATGGATAGAGCGATTAACTAGCTCTCCCTACCCCCACATTGTGAATCATCGGTGGAGTTTGATAAGTTTGTCGAGGAATATAACGAGGTGCATCTCGTTGTGTGTGGGCAGTCTCATTACATAATCCTCTcagaaatattcaatttcatcATTAGAATCTGCAATCTGGCTTACTCCGAAGTCCAAACCCTTTCAAcactaacaaaaataaaaatgaacagaaTGTTGCAATGTTCGCCTTTTACCTGAATGCGATAGCTGCAATCAAACAGGTCGTCATAATTCCCGGGGTAGTTAATAGATTTGATCTCGCCGTAGGCAGCAGTGTATGTGTGCATACATTCTTCAGAAGGGCCCACGGGATCTACTGGGCCACCTGTTTGGTGGCAGAAGGTCCCGCTGAAACCCGGTGGGCACACGCAGTTGCAGTTAGGCCCCTGGTAACCATCATTGAGACACACGATTTCCGTAGTGCACTCCTCGTTGCATTTGTAGATGATGTTAGCGAGTTTGATGTCGAGAAAGCTGAGGTAATCGCGGTTGCCGAGTAGGCCAAGTTTGGAAAGATCTTTCGTGGTGATTGTTGGAAATCCATTTTTGGAGAAGTACTGGTGGAAGGAGATAGGATTGTAAAGTGTTAAAGGAATATATAAGAAAATTTATATGAACTTATTTTAGTGTCAATAAGAGTGAAAATGCAGAACAGAAACTATTTATCATTAATTACATGGTTTATATATACCTAGATAGATAAACGTCTTCTATTAGTGTGCGTTTATTTCCTACAGTTTCATGAAATTCTATTCATCTGTACGGTTTGAGATATTTGCAGCACTGTTGTAGAATATGGACTGAGAAACACCAAGGGATAGGCATACAGATAGATTTGAATTTATCGgtttggtttatttcatttctcatCAATTTTCAATATACAAATCAGAAATACAGAGattcaatataaaaatcaacaacaaaaatgagCTTGCAGttgtaaaatacatatataatgtAATAAAGTCATATCGCCATTGACAACTAATAGTCCTAGAAAAGGATGTGGCTTatggaaaatgaataattcGTTATTAAAAGACGATTATTATACGAAAAATGTGaaaagtttgattaaaaaatttaTATTGGAAAATGTAATTATGAATCCTCAAATGAAATGGGatatgtgtaaaataaaaattaaagaatacacAATCAAGTATTcgaaacaaaaacagaaagaaaataatgaaacttttaaaaaattacaatctgAATTCGATTTAATGATTTATAAGACTGATGAAAACCCatctaatgaaaataaagcTGAATTAGAACGAACAAAAATTCAACTAGACCAATGGTTAACATATAAATGCAAAGGAGCTTTCATCAGATCCAGACAAAAGTGGATGGAGCATGGTGAAAAGtcaaccaaatatttttttgaaagtgaaaagagaaacggaaagagaaaagaaattaattctaTTAAAAAGAATGGAAGGGTTATTACAAACCAGGAATCTGTTCTTGgagaaatatttcaatattataaaCGTTTGTACTCTAAAACAATCAATGAAGTTGAATCGTCTGATATTGATGACTATTTAGATTCAACTATATTACCTACGTTAACAGAACAAGAAGCATTGTCATGCGAAGGTATACTTACTGAAGAAGAATGTCGTAATGctttattttctatgaaaaacAATAAGTCGCCAGGTAGTGAcggtttatctgttgaatttttaaagtatttttgggACGATGTTAAATCCCTTATAATAGATAGTGTTAATGAaggttttattaaaaaacagTTATCAGAAACTCAGAAATTAGCTATTTTAACTTTGCTTTACAAGAAAGGTGATAAACAATGTCTAGATAACTGGAGACCAATATCATTGCTCAACACTGATTATAAGATTGCAgcaaaagtattgtgtacaagATTAAGAGGTGTTATAGATAAATTGATTTCTTTTGATCAATCAGGTTATTTAAAACAGCGTTCTTCTATGCAAAATCTACGTTTGGTTAAAGATATTATTAAATATTGTGAATATAATAATCACCCaggcatttttctttttcttgattttcgAAAAGCTTTCGATACGGTTACCCATCAGttcttatttcaaatattatacaAACTTAAATTCAAAGAATCTTTTATTACATGGATTAAGGTCCTCTACGCAAATGTTGGAGGGAGTGTCATGAATAATGGTTGGATTtcgaaaaaatttgaaataaaaagaggaattaGACAGGGTTGCCCTCTGTCGGCTCTATTGTTTATTCTTGTGGTTGAAATTATGGCATTAAAGATAAGGCAGAATATTGATATCAGTGGTATTACTGTAGTATCTACTGAAACTGGTATTTCAAAAGAATTTAAGATATCACAACTTGCAGATGACACTGTTCTCTTTTTAAACAACATTCAATCTGCCAACTTATGTCTTGGAGAAGTAAAACGTTTTGGTTTATTTGCTGGGCCAAGCCTAAATGTGATGAAAACAAATGCTGTCACTATGCAACAACAACACGCATTCATTGAAGGTATTAAATGGAATGATGAACCTGTCAAGTACTTAGGAATGTATCTAACAAGTGATAAAAAAGAGTCTGAACGACTGAATTGGTTTATGAAACTTCAAaaagttaaatcaattttaaatttttggaaaatgagaaatttaaCTTACTATGGTAAAGTTTTGATTCTTAAATCATTAGTAATTTCTCAATTTGTTTATGTTGCCTCTGTGTTACCCATCCCCCAGAAGCTAATTGTTGATCTCAATAAACTGATgtataattttttatggaattcaAAACGAGAAAAAGTCAAGAGAGCAGTCTTGATTAATGATATTACAAGAGGAGGACTGCGAATGATAGATCTGAAATCTAAATTCCAATCCTTACATTTATCATGGTTGAGTAGAttctttgaaaatgataatgatgtacCGTGGAAGTTCATGTTTAGATATTGGATTGAAAAaatttgtccttttttattaattttgaaaacaaattgtttCAGTAAAGATATGTTGAAGTTGTGCGTAAAACAAAAGGTACCCGACTTTTATATAGACTGTCTCATAACTTGGAGTGAACTTAAGTATATTCAGTTTCCAGATATTGTTAATgttaaaaatcaagttttgtGGTATAATAGTAATATCACACATGATAGAAAAcccttattttttaaaaaatggtttgAAAAAGGTATTATAACGATTAATGACATTGTAGAAAATGGACGATTTCTGCCAAGAGAACATATTTGTCGAGTGCTTGGCTTAAATTCTTTGTTAATTGACTTTATGTATTCGAAACTGAAAAATGCGATACCAAAAATTTGGATCGAAAGAATTCTAGACATAAATTATGCAGATAACGATGAAACAAATTCACAATACGGAAGCGACGTATTCGAAATTAGAACGCTTGATTTTATTAGACTTCGATCAATGAAGTCTCGCAATTTTTATAGTTTATTGTGTGAATTTAATAAAAGAGAACCGGCTGCTTTAACATTCTGGGAAGGTAAATTGAACCTTGCAATTGATTTTGACTGGAAAGACACATTGAAATTTAAGTTTAAGAcgttgaaaaacaataaaataaagcaactCAACTTCAAAACTCTTCACAGGATTTTACCGTTTAGATACAACTTGTGGAGGTGGAAAATTGTAACAGACAACTTATGTATTTTCTGTAAAACAACAGAATCTTTTGTTCATGTTGTTTTAGAGTGCCCAAGCGTAAAGCTTTTCTGGAAACGTATTGTGGATTTGATTAATTTaatgtttaaagaaaaaattatattaaacgAAAAATTATTAATAGTTGGTTTTGATTTCACACATGAAAAGGCAACAGATATAAATATAGTCCTTGTGTATGCTCAATATGCAATCTATTTGATGTATatgattaattattttcaaggtAAACCATACAACAGTTGTTCTATATGGCATGTGTTTAAATATGAAATTCTTTTAGACGACATCTCGGATGTTATCTCTAAGACCCTGGATGGGCCTGGATGTTAATACATGTTAACTTGgcaattgaatgaataaaaaacctCTGAcacgaggaaaagaaaaaaaaaataaaggacaagtccaccccaacaaaaacttgatttgagtaaaaagagagaaattcaaCAGGCAtagcgctgaaaatttcatcgggGTCGGATGTAGGATAGGAAAGTTGTAGCATTTTAAGGTTTCGCTTGTTTTCGGCAAAACGGTTGTATGAGCGAGCCAGTTGCATCCGGGTGggagagttgatgacgtcactcactcactgtttcttttgtattttgttatatgaaatatgaaatattttgattttctcgccATTGTCGTGTGGAATGGGGTTtcgttcctccctgaacacgtggagttCCATTGTTTTGGCATTTTGTGCTTCGGGCAGGGAGGGCCTGGTcgtaaaatttataaaaattgaaatattgtataattcaaacaataataaaaaaacaaaggagatggtgagtgagtgacgtcatggactctctcatttggatgtggCTGGCTCGTTCGTGTAGCTGTTTTGTTGAAGGTGggcgaaactttcaaatgtcatgtGGCTTTCTTGTTTtgcgtccgattttgatggggttttcagcgttgtgcttgtctgatttttctctattggttcaaatcaacatttttctgaggtggacttgacctttaatttgtcgctagaaaaaatattttgaaaagagaacaaaaaatattaaccaACCGTTACCATTCTTTTTCTCCCTAACCCTCTGCACAGCAGAATCGCCACCGATGGCTAAAAATAAATGCTGTATTTCATATTGCTCTTTACTGTCTtagtgattattatcattaatgttacCGTCATTATCGTGAATagattatcataattatgatcataTCATTGttaccattattatgattatcatgaaCCCACAATTACATGCACCCatgataatagcagggcctactgggagaacagttttcagaacggaagtggcttccctgggtaaagaTACCTGTTATTATTGcactgtttgtctgattttctttcccttttcctcttgaggccttcatcaatttcaagctctaagcttaagatgaaggtctcccacatttcaaatgtattatgttggtatatgtatatatatatatcatttttttctgctattttattttttttacaattataaaaaaagagaaaattatcaGGTAAAGATATATTCAAATCAgattgtataggcctatatgtatatattaattatatcatttgcttgttatgctaagaaaaaatgattactCTTGTATATGcttattggaatgtggaaataaataaatcaaatcaaattattctaATTAcccatcataaaaaaaaaaaaaaaaaaaaaatatcgccATTTCTTAAATATAGCATTAAAAGTATGAATATTGGGTGTATgctaaaaaagaagaaaatgaaacaaaaagag is a window of Lytechinus variegatus isolate NC3 chromosome 2, Lvar_3.0, whole genome shotgun sequence DNA encoding:
- the LOC121407223 gene encoding blastula protease 10-like encodes the protein MTVSEMSRIILLLIICSTIVPDCYGAPAVEKDLQRERRGADDENDIPASPMEEESDGAFQSDIMLTDEQWANLWEMLDDERVHGDRRRKKRKAVIFQQRRWPLKTVPFELSSDSAGDIGVIMTGMKQWTDHTCIKFQPYSPDQIYSELGHNSRLSFVKDSRGCWSYLGRVFSGAQQISIGVGCESPGVVAHEIGHAIGFHHEQSRPDRDDHVTIHWNNIQSGTEVNFVKYTTNQVTTREIPYDPGSLMHYGTHYFSKNGFPTITTKDLSKLGLLGNRDYLSFLDIKLANIIYKCNEECTTEIVCLNDGYQGPNCNCVCPPGFSGTFCHQTGGPVDPVGPSEECMHTYTAAYGEIKSINYPGNYDDLFDCSYRIQGGQGSSISLVFSDFDFEDHENCEYDYLNIRSGDNDLTGNTFCGSERPPAFYTQNSEMILKFHSDPYVNGRGFRATYNIIGPLVGEESTTVPTTTAQTTTQMTTTTEGEGGEFVGSCGGYFSALTGTLASPNYPADYSNNAVCYYTMVAPAGRRIELTIHHLDVEPSTECEGDYVIVNPGSGIEVLMRVCGSQAPGGTFISLQNWLQIRFRSDSSGTRSGFTASYRTVDII